One genomic window of Mus musculus strain C57BL/6J chromosome 4, GRCm38.p6 C57BL/6J includes the following:
- the Pramel23 gene encoding predicted gene 13089 has protein sequence MNVNSPPTLMKLASQRLLREEALAISALKDLPNMLFPVMFEEAFINGHTKILKAMIPLWPFPYFSLGMMIKNLTLDTLKAVLQEIDILISKVVHSSRCKLKEIKWKNTDYGLQGIWPGSHEFDGLSEFMEQKQPDCGVKKELKVITHLKLMEGSLDECATYLLQWAQQRKDSIHLCCRKLKIQGSINATVIEIFKIVHADCIQELELCCLCLEDLDFLNPYLKQINNLIRLKLDEIKGTVSMGESRNIDEEKVITLISQLPTLQHLEKLCINDVSFIEGNLKECLRCLKKTLEILCITNCYLLQSDLDYLPYCLNILELKCLDFSNIPLSHLFLEHLRFLFERVRHTLECPILKSCEMGESQFNSLLPAISQCCQLTEVNFYDNELSLIFLKKFLHHTAKLSQLTYELYPAPLECYDNRDIILSHRLENFCPELLNILRAKKTAQGGHLCYNPML, from the exons ATGAATGTCAACTCTCCACCCACCCTCATGAAACTGGCAAGTCAGAGGCTACTGAGGGAGGAGGCCTTGGCCATTTCTGCTCTCAAGGACCTACCCAATATGCTGTTCCCAGTGATGTTTGAGGAGGCCTTCATTAATGGTCATACTAAGATCTTGAAGGCCATGATACCCTTGTGGCCCTTCCCATACTTTTCTTTAGGAATGATGATAAAGAACCTGACCCTAGATACATTGAAGGCTGTTCTTCAGGAAATAGATATACTTATTTCAAAAGTGGTGCATTCCAG TAGGtgcaaactcaaagagatcaaaTGGAAGAATACAGACTATGGTTTGCAAGGAATATGGCCTGGGTCCCATGAATTTGATGGCTTATCAGAGTTCATGGAACAGAAGCAGCCTGACTGTGGGGTGAAGAAAGAATTGAAGGTGATAACTCATCTCAAACTCATGGAGGGCAGCCTTGATGAATGTGCTACATACTTGTTGCAGTGGGCCCAGCAGAGAAAAGATTCAATTCATCTATGCTGTAGAAAGCTGAAGATTCAGGGCTCAATCAACGCCACAGTTATAGAAATCTTCAAAATTGTACATGCAGACTGTATACAAGAGCTGGAGCTATGTTGTCTTTGCCTGGAAGATTTGGATTTTCTTAACCCTTACCTGAAACAGATAAACAACCTTATTAGACTCAAACTAGATGAAATCAAAGGTACTGTCAGTATGGGTGAATCTAGAAATATTGATGAGGAGAAAGTGATCACATTGATATCTCAACTTCCCACACTCCAACATCTCGAGAAACTCTGTATAAATGATGTCTCTTTTATAGAAGGCAACCTGAAAGAATGCCTCAG GTGCCTGAAAAAGACCTTGGAGATACTTTGCATCACTAACTGTTACCTCTTACAGTCAGACTTGGATTACCTGCCCTACTGCCTGAATATTTTGGAGCTCAAATGTCTGGACTTTAGTAATATACCTTTAAGTCATTTATTCCTTGAGCATCTTAGATTTCTTTTTGAGAGAGTTAGACATACCCTGGAATGCCCGATATTGAAGTCATGTGAAATGGGAGAATCTCAGTTCAACAGCCTACTGCCTGCCATAAGTCAGTGTTGCCAACTCACAGAAGTCAATTTCTATGATAATGAACTCTCTCTGATTTTCCTGAAAAAATTTCTACACCACACAGCCAAGCTTAGCCAGCTAACTTATGAGCTGTACCCTGCCCCTCTGGAGTGCTATGATAACAGAGATATAATACTATCACACAGATTAGAAAATTTTTGTCCTGAGCTCCTGAATATACTCAGGGCCAAAAAGACAGCCCAAGGAGGTCACCTTTGCTACAACCCAATGCTATAA